The Miscanthus floridulus cultivar M001 chromosome 6, ASM1932011v1, whole genome shotgun sequence genomic interval CTGCAGCAGGTGAAGTCAACGCCGCTCTTTTGCTGGTATATATACTCGATATACAAGGACGGAGCCTCGGTCCGTTGTTCAGTCGGTAGAGCACATGAAACTTAATTTCCCTGGGCCACTGCGATGAATGACCTCCggcggccttgtttagatgcacatGTATCTATctcaattcacatgtgttgaAATATATTGGAGTGCAACTAAACTAAGTTATATTCCAATCtattccaacacatgtggatttccTTACAATGGATACATATACATCCAAACAAGATCTGAGCCCATAAAACTAGGCCTCAGCCCATTTTCTTGTTTGGGTTGGCATGGTGCAACAAGAAAGGAGGACCAAAAACTATGGCCTGCCCTATCTTCCCATTTTTATCGCACTCTATCGTGCGGCCAGTCATGCTCCGCGCCGAGCGCGCGACGCAGGCCAGCCCACCCTACCGACCTCCACCCCACCTACCATCGGCCCAGCATTAGGGTTCTGACGTTAAGGATCTATTCACCAATGGCCTTAGGAGGAGCTTTTAGGGGACGGCGTCCATGACACGGCGGTGGAGGCGGGCGAGACGGCGGCAGGGGTGTCGCTCGGAGCTTGTAAGCAAGCTGCCCTGTGATTAGGGGAGGGTGGGAGGTGGGTAGCGCAAGCCGCTAGTGGTGGAATCCagtggcgagggcgagggcgaggacgaGGCCGACAGGGGTGTCGCGATGGAGCTCGCCGACGGCTTCCCTATGTTTAGGGGGGGCGGTGTTGATGGGCGGGGGGAGGCGGGTGTCGCGGTGAGGTAGCAGGAGCCGTCGGCCGTGGGCGGTGGAAGCCAAGGCGGGAGTAGGGGCAAGGACGTGGCTGGCAACGAGGAAGCCGACGGGTTGATCGTTTCCCAAACGCGCAACCCGTCGCTCGTTAACGTGGTCCGCCCACAGTAGCAAAGACCAGAAAAAATGTTTGcctcaaaaacaaaaatagagaGTACAGAGTTGCATTGACGATGGCACTGATGAAGAAACAAAGTCCCAAGCGAGAAATGAAAACAGCATATTATGTTTTTAACAAATgggcttagagcatctccaaaggtgtttcttaaaCATACTCTTTAAATCATCATTTGAAGagttatttttgaattaaaatcgTTCTCTATATCTTTCCACCCTCCAGTAGCTTCCATCTCATTCTTCATCTTTGGCcagtgagaaatctagaatagaaGAAATCCATAATAGAATATGATAATATTTAGAGATTTCATTAAAGAAGTtgtaccaaaatttggaaagtaaTCGTCTAGCTTAGCTTAAAAAGACAACATTCACATGGTAGCTATTATTAATTTCTATTACTAATCCAAATATGGTAATCAGGAAGGGTTTTTTTTCATGCGTCATTTGGTTTACCTTATTTCTAGAACTTCTACGATACCTTGTATTCTAAGACAAAGGAGTTTACATACACAATGCAAGTGTTAAGGCTGGTCAGAATGCACGTCGAATTCACTTACTAACATGTTCGAGAGCTGGCTTTCCGAAAGTGCGGCTTGTTGCCATGCAATCTAGCCGGATGGAAAGTTTTGTTCAAGGATGAAATTGGCCTGATTTGTATCAAGGCCAAAGCCAACACTGCAGGTTGCCTAAAACTGTGGTTAGAGAATATACATTAATGTTTCCAACTTTTCTTTCTGAGCTTTGCAAGCTCTTTTTATGCACCGCTTGTGCATCTGTAATCTTTTACCATCAATATTAATACAAAAAATAGGTGGTGGAATACCCCCActgattcctcaaaaaaaaaagtgcGGCTTGTTTACTATCCGGAAAGACCAAATTCAAAGTTGATAAGGATCGAATTTATTAGACAAGCAAAAGATTGTTCTTTTTTCCATAAACATGGAACGCGTACATCTTTAGTACTGTACATATTTATGGAAAGAGCAAGCTTTGTCTAAGAATAGTACTAATAAATTCGATCGTAAGCTGACGTGCACGTGCATGGACAGGAGACAACTTTGTTCTTTCCTTAATTAAACAATGCTTTGTCCTTTATAAACGGACCTAAGCCCTTCGTCCTCAAGTGGCGTACGCGAATGCCATTGCATCTCGAGGAAGCAACGCCACACTTGTATATCTCAGCGACGACGATCTTGCCTTTTATACAGATGCAAGCAAGAAGCAACGATGTCGATTACAGGTTCCTGTCCCTGCTTCTGCTACGAAGATGATTTGCATTACagcttcttcttgtcctctgccCGCTCCAAGATGTATCCAACATGATTTGGATGTACAGTAGGTTCTTGTCCTTGTAGAATGTAGATTATATAGGTTCTGCCCGCTCCGTCCTACCAGATCGCGCGATATAATATAATTACAGATTCTTCCCCTTCTAGGGAGCTTGCCTGTCCTACAGATCCCTTCTACGATTCTAAGTACCATAATAGGTTCTTCTTTGCTCATATGGCCTCATACGGAGCAAGGGCGATGATGATTTTGATTATGACTACAATTCGCAGAAGGGTTTGATTCGGGTATCATAGGTTCTTAGCTTTTGTGGCAAACACGCTGCCGTACCCAGTTCGCAGCAACGTGTAGGAAGCAAACAGGGTCAACTCGTATAGTAAAGTTAACCACCAGAGGTGCGGCCTGGTACAGCTCGCGGCTTCATCCCGTACCTACGCTCAGGCTACTGCAGACCATCAGACCAGCAAGTCCCAAATACTAGAACAGAAAGACGAATGAAAGCCTTTCATCCCAATGTCCTCTGTCTGCAAATCTGCCTATCTAAAGCTGGGCCACTGCTGAAACATATCACACTTGCATGCAATAAGGCAGAAATCATCCACAACGACAGACAAGCACGACAGCACAACTCATACATCGAACCACCAACGCTTAGAGGTTTACAGCTCAATTCGAAGTAACGTGATTTAGACATTACTAAATACAAGCAGGACAGACAAGCACGACAGCAAACTCATAGATCGAACCACCAAACCACCAACGCTTAGAGGTTTACAGCTCAATTCGAAGTAACGTGATTTAGACATTACTAAATACAAGCAGGAGCTTACAGCCCAAAATACAAGCAGGAGCTTACAGCCCAATTAGCAGCAACGTGCAAGAGGCAAACAGGGTCAACTAGCATAAATACTAACCGACGTGGGTCAACTAGCATAAATACTGACCAACGTGTAGCTCGCATCTTCATCCCGTCTCCACGCTCAGGCGACTGCAGATCATCAGACCAGCAAGTCCAAATAGTCCCGGGTGACGAATGAAAATATTGAAGCCATTCATGCCAAATTGCCAATGCGTACAATCTCAAGCAAGATCCAAAACTGAAACAGATATCACACTTGGCATGCAAAAAAACAGAAATCATCCACTCGTACAAGTACCAACCAGTAGTAACCACCGCTGCGTCCTGGTACAACTCGCGGCTTTCATCCCATATCCAAACTGAGGCTACCGCAGGTCATCAGACCAGCAGGTCCCAACTCCCAAGTAGTCCAGAGTGCCAAATGAAACCATCCACTCCAACTTTTCAATCTCAAGCTGAACCACTGCTGAAACATATcaaacttgcatacaaccaagcagAAAACAGTAACCAGGACAGACAATAAGCACGACAGCACAACTCATAGATCGAACCACAACACTTAAAAGGATGGTTTAACGACGTCGTACAAGGTTCCAAGTCTTCCTTTGGGCACCAAGCGCTGCAACAAGACAGCCAACATAACTGCAGCCATGCTTAAAAACTAACATTCAACATCCTACTTGATTAGTCTTCCAGAGGCAGGCACCAAGTGCCGCAACAAGTTCATGGGCATCATCCAAGAGCGTTTACTGCCACCAGACAACTACTACCAGGGTTCAGACCCAACCAATCCACCAAAAGTAAGGCCACGGCACATGCCAAAGGCAAATGCCGAAGCAGCAAgctatagatgctcagcagaagaacatAGAGCTCCGGACTTTCTCATGCAGACGGGGCAGCTCCTGGACAGGGACACTGCCTGCCgaagtatggccgccatggctggaggatgtctctgacatatcatcaaactttatgaactggccgacCTGAGCAGCTGCGAGATGTGCATAGCAGATGGGAGCAACTGCAGGCAGGCAAACAATGGAATCAGTTCCCACAGATCTGATACACAAGCTACTGGAGGGGATGAGTTTGCCACACAAAAAGGAAAGTTGCCAGAGTAAACTTACCAACTGATATGGCTGTTGTGCTCCTTTGGTACCTGAAATAAAGTCCCACAAAATGGCTAGTGAGCAGGCAAGTTTTTTTCATAATAACAGGACAAAAGGTTAGCAAAAGTTTTTAAGCCTCTGCTTGGTACTTACACATAAGAAAGGGAATGCACCAGCTCCTGCAGGTCATCAGGGTTGAAGCCTATCTCATCATGCAGGATGTGATAGTGAGTTGGCCTCGTAGTCCCCTGGCAACAAAAAGGAACATGCAATTAGAACTATCAATTCACAGAAAAAATAATGTCTACATAGGCAAACTTAACGACAGCAGAACCAAGTTTCAGTGAAACAAGGTGATAGCAGCACAAGCAGACACATAAAACAACCTCGAATTTGGCCATCTACTGGAGCAATATTACAACTAAGTATACCATTGATGGTGTGAAGCCCCTTGGCAGTTTAAATCCGAACACAGTTGCTTTAGTGTGGGGTTATAAATGCAGGACAATTCTCATTTCAGGGCAAAACGACACCAATTGACTGTAGATCAAATACAAAGGCAGAAATGCTTACGATCATTCCAGCATGTGAACACATGTAGAAGTCAAAGTTCCTTGGATGGCAGACTTTGTTGTCCACAACAGTCCCTACAGATAAAGCAATTGAGATGATTAGAGAATTTAATAAGGTCACCAATAAATGAGCCTACACAATTGCAACAGCAGAATGGTAGGTGATGAAGATTACCAGGTGGAACATTATCTGGCTTTCCAGGAATGAAAAATTTAGTGTGATGGTTCTTCTGGGCAATAATCAACGTGAACTTCGGATTCCATTTCTCATCAAGAAATTTGCAAGCCTGAAGAGGTAATAGGACCATGTTAATATGGACAAGCACACAGTACAGCATAATTGGATAAaagcaaccattacaccaccacCGATAGAGCATGCCAATAGAGTTGCTAACAAAAAATACCTCGATGATTTGTTGCAACTCAATGTTCAGCACCTGATTAAACTGACTTTCGCTAACGCCATCCCTATAATTCGACACAAATCAGCTTGGTGCTATAACAAAACAGATGAAACAGGAGACAGGCAACCAATTTTCTGAACCAAACAATTACTTCCACAAAAAAAGTTAACTACCCAGATTTGCAACCAGATAGTTTAAAATAATAACAGACCTGAAGATGATGACTTGGTCAGGCTTTCTCTTCCCAGAACTGGTGTAGAAGTCAATCAGACACTCCCTGAAGCAACATCAAATTCCAACATAAAGGATATTCAGCAAAGTACACCATGATCGAACTTAACAATGGTAATGCAGGTAAAGATCTCTTACCGGATCAGACCATCATCTTCAGTTTCCCGTGGCTTAAACAATGAGTCCATCAtttccatttttggtgattgggTGCGGACAGAAGCTCTGTATTTCGAGATAAGAGGCCATTCACGAGAACTAACAACctaagaaaaacaaaataaaaactgTCACAGTAGCTACTATTTATTGTTTATCACAGAAAATTACAAAAATAATACTTACAGCAGCAATAGACGGTACATCAGAATGTCCAGGAGAACCATGCGAGACATCCATTCCCAAGATTATAGTTGGGACCTTGGATACAAGAGGAATTGCTGGGGATGTTTCAATTTGGAGTAACGAATTCATGCCACCCAGCTGTTTGAAAagggaaaaaatatcaaaaatatATAATTGCCATATACAAATGTGGCAATGCTCTCAAATCTCAAGGCGAAGAGGAACAGACCTTTGCATTTATCTTTAGTAGGACATTTGTAAGATACTGATCATTGACTCTAGTTGGTGCCACGCACTGTGTAACAATCCCAAATTCAGCAAGGCATTTCTTCTTCCAAGGCCCTGTAAAGGTCAATGGCATAATGATACAGCGGAAAATAAAATGCACCACAGAAGTTAACAGCGATTTAGTAGTATTAACCAACCATAAATATCAGAATTCTTCCTTTCAGCTAGAACACACAAAAGAAACTTGGGTGCTCCAGGAAGCTTggttttcacttgttcaaacatgtcttcaaCCCTTCTTACAGCAGGTGACCGTCTCATTGAAGGGTTCTCATCAAATACATCGAAAGGTGCTTCAACCATCTGCAATACCAAACAAGTAAATAAGAACATGTAGAAATACAATACTAAACATGAACACATCTGGAAATGCGCAAGATGATGAGACAATGAACTTACAATCCCCTTCATGCCTCCACACTTGATGAGATCACGGACAAGATCCCTGACATTGCATCGTGCAGAAAAGTTGACCACTGCCCATTTCTCGACACTGCTAGCTCTAATGAGCCTCTGAAAAACAGAAATTCAATATTACATGTCACATCATGAGAATCCACATGACACATAAACAAGAATATGCTCTGACCTTATTGTTGAAGTTCCATCTACCATTGCGTGTAAAAATGTCTTCTCCATTCCCAGCTTTAAGCTGAACGAAAAGACAGTTACAAGATTTATGGCTTCAAAATTCCATAGCCACCCAGCATGTCTGAAATGATATAGGATAAACAATAATGACCAACCTTGGGGGGCTGCAGTACCCTACCATCAACTTCTGTGAAACTTCTAGCAATTGTAATCCCGCATGCCTTCAGCAAGGGCTCTGAATCATAGTTGCTTCTTTGCAGTACCTGCCCAATTTGACATGACAAAAAAAAACAACAGTTTAAGAAAACCACGCCTACCAATAACCCAACTTGCTAGGCCCAATTGTTATTGTTATATATAATAACAAAAATCAAAGAATTGCTAGGtttaatgcaaaaaaaaaaaaaaaacactcacaTCAGACAAAACAGACATCCTTTCTTGCGGTTTCTGCCTagatttctcaacaagtgacgACCTCTGTAGTGTGCTCAAAGCTTTAGTGTATCTTTGTAAAGGCAGAAGACTGCATAACTGGTAAACATGGAAACAATCTTCACAACATTAGCGGGGAAAAGAGACTTACAGCAAAGGAACAACACTAGTATTCAAATAATAGTTACCTCAACTGGAAAATATGTTGGCCGCTTTGGTTTTCCCACATTGATACAAGGAAGATCACCAGAGTATTGCAGCACTATGGCACGGTTCTTTACGAAGTAATCAAAAACAGTGATCTCTTCAGAGTCACCATCGTTACAATTTTTACGTTTCAGTGTGAATCTACATAAGCAAGGAAATcaccaacaacaacatagcctttcagtcccaagcaaggaAATCAACAAGTACTTACAAAATGTATATGAAACTAAGATGCAGAACTCAAAAGGAGCTTCGAGAACAAAATAAAGTGCAAACAATATAAAAACCGTTCAACCAACAACACATCACGCTACTTACAATTGCTCACGGCAAGGTCTGTCGCTGAGACCAACAATCTTCTGTTCTTGGTTCGCTGGACTTGTTTTTATCCGTAAGTTCTTCAATGCACGCTTGGCCTGCACAAGTAAAACAAATTGCAAAAATATACATCTAAAGTATGGTGAAATGGAACTCAACCTTCAGCCCTATACTATCTGTTGTATTTAGCATGAAGCATTACCTTAGCCCAATCAATCATGCTTGGATCACTAACTTTCTGATTGGCAAGCAGAAAATCAATGACAGGACCAGGTTTCACTATCATTGTGGTGGACACATCTGCACAACATATTAACACATGCAGACATTACCAACTGCATAGAGAGAAATGATCATTGTATTGTATAGATTAAAACAGGGCATATGGATGGTATGAACAGACCAATATTGAGTGAAAGTCCACTCTGGGTTGCACGAAAACTAGAATGAAACCCTCTACAGCCCACTACACCACCACCCAGGTCAACAAAGTTGGAAGGATTGTTGTGGAAGAATGATTGCCTTACTAATAGGCAACCCCTGCAAGCAAAAAGGGACGCAGTTAAAGACAGAGAATGGCTACACTGCAAGAACCATCAATAATATCAGCAATATTTGTAATATATGCCCTCTAAATTGCATGAAACAATTACTTACTGCTTAGCTGAGTGCTGCCTCAGAATAATGTCAATCACTCGAATTGCTTCCTGAGTGTGCTCTGATTCCTGACCTCTCAAGGCCTGTGAGATTGCACTCATGGGAATTTTTGCAGCAAAAGAGAGTTCGACCTTGTACGTCTTTGTATTGTAAGGCCTTCTGATCCTTTTCCTGTCACTTCCAGGAGGACTGTCATTGCCTGGACTGCCATTTGCAGGAGTCCTGAAAGCAAGAAAGTCAAGTTAACATTTAGGGATAATTATCATCAGAGTAGATAATGACAAAATCAATCAAAATAACTGAGGCTTACTTTCCAGTTGAAACATCATCAACAACGACAGTGAACTCATTTTTAACTTGAGGAAGAGCACCAACTGTGAACAGGCTCTTCTCACCATCATATGCAAAATCTTTATTTGCAAGTTCTGCAGCATAAGTTTGCTGCAGTTTTTCGATCACTTTTCTTCCCGACCCTTTGCGATCAACCGGTGTATCATCATCATACTTCAGATTGACCTGCAACCAGTAAAAGATAACAGCATTGATAATGAAGGTATGAGGATGAAAATAACGAAATGACACTGGGCAAGGATTAGAGACGCACGTAATAGTGATAGAAATAATCTGCAGCATTCATGAGAGAAACTTTGAAGTGATTTGTTATCAGTTTTATCTGCTGCCCCTTTCTGCCAAAGCCATTCCTCTGGACCGGACTCCTAAGTTTCAATGGCGCCTTTGTTTCATCAGCTTTAAGTGGCTCAACACCAGCAGCcataggaggtggtggaggcaaGTCATCAGCCTCTCCATTGTGAGACTCCATTTAGTGAGCCTTGCTGCATGAGCAGATATCCAAAGCAACCCAATCAGACATACACATAGGCACTAGCTGTATGATTCAAGCAAGCAGCAATGCAACTGAAGCGGCAGAAGGACAAGTATACAGGTAAATCACCCTTCCAACAGAGATAAAACATCTGATTTCAGAAAAGTACAACAACCAGAAGCAACAAAAACTAGGAATTCAAGTTGGCATTTACTTTGCTAAAGATTTTCCAGTGCAGCAGAATAGAAACATGAACTATAATTACAAATGAATCCCTTCAAACTGCAACCGGTTCCTCAAGATAGGACCCTAGGCTTAGTAATTGGGCCTTATTACACAGTAATGGGAATCCCTAACTTATGCCACACCCCCAACAATACACATACACATTCTCTAAAGTAATATCAATTGCCAACTATTTACATTGTGCAAACAGTATACATTTCAGTAAACCACAATGTCTACTCCCAAGTCCCATCACTGCCAAATATGCAACACAAATGTAACATCAggataatttattattttgcagCCCACACTAATAGCAATACAAGATATTCCACTAATATTAATTATAAATTGGAACATTTAAATATCTGGCATCTGTTTTGTTTCCTAATACTTCatacaatgaagaagcaagagAAGAAGCCACTGTATAGTA includes:
- the LOC136455933 gene encoding protein argonaute 4A-like; this encodes MESHNGEADDLPPPPPMAAGVEPLKADETKAPLKLRSPVQRNGFGRKGQQIKLITNHFKVSLMNAADYFYHYYVNLKYDDDTPVDRKGSGRKVIEKLQQTYAAELANKDFAYDGEKSLFTVGALPQVKNEFTVVVDDVSTGKTPANGSPGNDSPPGSDRKRIRRPYNTKTYKVELSFAAKIPMSAISQALRGQESEHTQEAIRVIDIILRQHSAKQGCLLVRQSFFHNNPSNFVDLGGGVVGCRGFHSSFRATQSGLSLNIDVSTTMIVKPGPVIDFLLANQKVSDPSMIDWAKAKRALKNLRIKTSPANQEQKIVGLSDRPCREQLFTLKRKNCNDGDSEEITVFDYFVKNRAIVLQYSGDLPCINVGKPKRPTYFPVELCSLLPLQRYTKALSTLQRSSLVEKSRQKPQERMSVLSDVLQRSNYDSEPLLKACGITIARSFTEVDGRVLQPPKLKAGNGEDIFTRNGRWNFNNKRLIRASSVEKWAVVNFSARCNVRDLVRDLIKCGGMKGIMVEAPFDVFDENPSMRRSPAVRRVEDMFEQVKTKLPGAPKFLLCVLAERKNSDIYGPWKKKCLAEFGIVTQCVAPTRVNDQYLTNVLLKINAKLGGMNSLLQIETSPAIPLVSKVPTIILGMDVSHGSPGHSDVPSIAAVVSSREWPLISKYRASVRTQSPKMEMMDSLFKPRETEDDGLIRECLIDFYTSSGKRKPDQVIIFRDGVSESQFNQVLNIELQQIIEACKFLDEKWNPKFTLIIAQKNHHTKFFIPGKPDNVPPGTVVDNKVCHPRNFDFYMCSHAGMIGTTRPTHYHILHDEIGFNPDDLQELVHSLSYVYQRSTTAISVVAPICYAHLAAAQVGQFIKFDDMSETSSSHGGHTSAGSVPVQELPRLHEKVRSSMFFC